ataattttttaatgatattttatttaataaattagaactatttaatactaatatattattaagaaatatatacattttaaagttgatgaatcttgcaatatttttttccgttacaagaataaaatacgaataaataaataaattaccttCTCTTTTCCGGTTTTTTGAttgttttggataaaaacaaccaaaacaactttttgttgttttgatttttctttataattttttttttatttttgaaaatgcgtttttgaaaacaacaaagtaaacacgttttcactgttttagaaaactgaaaatgacttaaaaacagtaaagaaaatGGGCCCTAAGTTGCCCAATTTTGAGTTGGCTCATTTATGAATTGGATAATCCGTGATTTTGGTGttgtaaaaacaaaataacccCCAAAACACTAGGTAAAACCAAAACAACTGAACACGtaacaaattattttctatggaaaatccAGTCCAGTTAATTCTTTCTAAACTGTGGGGAAAAAAGAATCCATCTGTTCCTACACAGAAGTTGTATAAGAAGATCTTGAATATATAAGTTGGATCATATAACCTGATTGTTCAACTCCTTTAACcaattcttttgattttgagtGAATTCTTATAGTTATGTGACTGTCTCTACACTTGTGTTATGCTAGGACATCAATAACCATCATCTGAAGAAACGACATTTTGAATACTAGAGATTCAAGAATACACCATCTATAGCTAACTCcttgaaaaatgataaattataaaaagtacTAACCTAAATTCAGCAGGTACAAAGAACACCATAGAGCACAATCTGACCAACAGGTATACAGAATACCATGAGAGCTCGATCTTGTGGTTGTTCCTTACAGTATCAAGAGCAACAATTGTTCAACTACATGATTACACTCTTTGGTATCACCCTACTTCAGCTGATTTGCTTTCAACAAAAGCATTGAAGTATTTCCCCCAAAAAAAGAggttttaataaaaattattaaaataacaacCTAAACAAACCATTTACCAAACTAGCATTAGATCTGCCACCTCAAATGCACATGAAGTGTAGGTGAATAGCAGCCGGTTCTCACATGGCATGGCCAATTCAATGctaatttggaaaataatttgtttttaataaagtttactaaactaatattattttgaaaaactcaaaCACATACATTTGACATTTAAAACTTGGGAAATTGACATACATAAATCTTGAATTGCCTCATTATATACTGAGAAATGTTAAATCTGTCCAATCAATAGAGAGTAATTTTAATTGCACAACCAAGAAGGCCCTCACTGAATAAGCAAAAGATAAAGAGTATTAAAGACTgcaaataaaatgaaaggaCGGGATACGGAAATTAACCTGAAAGATGGATCGCCCACTTGGTTCACCGCAGATCTTCTTCACACCTCGTTGATCTACTATCCTAGTAGCCCGCTCAAAGTTCTTCCCGAACAAAAAGTGCAATCTGTAAGCGGACAAATGGCATGTTATTTTCCAAGATCTGCATCTACAGGCGCTTCTTAATCAATTAAAGTAGCATGCACTTATGCATCTGTATGTCCACTGACATTGATAGCTGTTCGTCGGTGACTATAGGATTCACAAGAAAGTCGACGGCCCGAGGCAGATAGAGATGCAGAGTCAAATGAAACAATCAGTAAAGaaaacacagagagagagagagagagagagagtttgaaatGAAGAAACATGGAGGATAATCGAAGGACCTGAACGAGCCGAAGCGATGTCTCTCCACACGGTTTCTGCAACCAAATTACTGCTAGCGTTCATATTCTTTTTCTCGAAACCTTGCGTCGTTTGGTTGATGAGAAAGCGCAAACGAATAAAATGAAGCCGGCGGAAAAGCAACTGGGCTTGCCCGGAGTCCAAGGGTGGGTTGGGCTTTCCGTCCAGCCGCCGCTTGGTGAATTTAGTTGTGGTTTCgcaatataataatttattaattttgaattatttgaattttaatatattttaggtTGTACTTGAATAAATgattgaatgaattttaaatgatataattgaaatatttatatttaaataattcatttaaaattctaatattttaaatctaattATTTATATCATAGTTATTCATCTCATCTTAGACTAAGTATTACATATCATATTCAAACAATTAGTGTTACATGTACTAATtgttcaatatatatttttatttatcttgtttaataatatatgttataaattttttatagtgACATATCTAAAAGGATATTTTTTGtacttttgttaaaaatatttattttagatatgTTATTATAAATCTATCATAAATGATACTcagatatatatcttttgacATTAGTAATTTACATtatcaatgataaaaattatattttgttcgATATAGTTtggataaatataataaataaaaggattttcaatttattatttaggtataaatcttattttgaatttattatttagtaacattctggtaatatttttattcatatatcatgttttatgaaaatgaaaaatagacaAAACACAGAGTgtgatttaaatatattaaatttataaataaataaatgtttaattttttaaatatccaaatgattttaattaaaacttttgTATTAAGAAGATTATCCAAATTATTTCCTTTTGCTCTGTTCCATTATTTAACATTTCATTCCCTATCCCGTGGGTCTCCAAccataataaacataaatataagaagtgtctaaaaaataatcaaattacatggaatttatttttttaaataataaaaaataaaaaaattagcttgctttttctttgctgtttttaagtcatttttaattttcgattttctaaaataataaaaatgcattctatttgttatttttaaaaatttatttttgaaaacaaaaaaaaaaaattgtaaagaaaacttaaaacaacaaaaagttattttgaatgttttcattcaaaacaaattctaaactcaaaatacatttatttatttatttattcatattttattattataatgaaaaaatattacaaaattaattaattttaaaatgtatatatatttttaataatatattaacattaaacatttttaatttactgaataatcaaatttattgaataaaatatcattaaaaaattattttcaaaatttgagagataacgcattttctaatttttttgttttgaaaaataatttttcaaaataataaagagaacgtattttcaattttataaaaataaatttccaaaacaaaaaactgaaaatgaattcaaaactcaaaattaaaaattgaaaaataaaaacaacacagTCTTACTAATTTGGAAACCACCTCTCTAGTTTACAAATTTAGAACTCATAATAAACAATACTTTTGCTGTTAACCAACATTAgttaactttaaaaataataaaaacattattataggttattttctctatattttctccacttttctctttcttttgcaTGGAAATGATGATAATATTATAGCTTATTATTTGGGAATGTCATGACATATCTAtccttgtttttttatttatctattttttctctttttctttatctatCTTGGTGATAGTTAAGGTTGAAATCAAATCATCGTTGAGATTAAAGCCAAATATCACatactaaaattaaaacctTAAATTTTGTCAATTGTTAACATTAGTTCTGCTGATGTTTAGTGATtgataaatctaattttttataagatgagagaaaggaagagaaaagagacaAAATGCaaggatataatttttaatttaatttattttaaaaatgaaatattcaaataatattttaaattgaataagtagtttttataaatttgatacCAGCacttattgtaatggaaaatattatttatattttttggacaatatcttaaattatataatataattaaaatgataaaaatatttcacaaGGTGATAAAgtaggaaaaatattttaaatatttatgtgcTTTTGTAGTCAAAATGTAGCCCTTACGAGCTTATTGTAATTTGTAATTTGAGTTAATTTTATACTCGTATACGCGTGAGGTTGAGGGTAATGGTTGCAATTGTAGCTGTAAAAGGCAAAGCGGTAAATTGAACTCATTAAGACGAGAAGTCCTCCTCCTTCCTTTTATCTTCCATTCCGCGAGACTCGCCCCATCTGGCGCAATGGCAAACCCTAGTAAAGCCCGTGGCCAAGCGTTCCCCGATAGACTTAAGGGTATGTTTGTCTACCATCGCGGGATcgcattttatttttcaattttgtgcgTGTTTTTGGGCTCAATTTTTGAGGCGCCACCAAACGCAGCCCTAGTTCCAGAGACTTCTCTTGCTTCTCTCCCCTCCTCCAGTCCAAGTATTTCAATTCTCGCCTTCCGTTACAAGGTTTCCTATTCCCCAAGGAACTTGTATAAACGCTTTCGTTTCTTTAGGAATTTTCATCTCAAAAGACCTAATCCCCAAAGCTTAAGATCAAAAGGTACTTTCTGTTCCTTTTTTTCTCCATTGATTCCATTGATTATGTTTCCAGAAACAACAATTGAATCGTTttacgttcagtatttattgtATGGTTCGGATAGCAGTGAGTTGACTGTCTGTGGACACGCGTTACAGGTTGGACCTTTTTGATCAAGTTTTGGGAGTACAGATAGCGAAGTTGCGAAAAAGAATGGTTGAACAATCGGTCGATACTCGGGATCCATGGATGAGTTTAGACCAGTCCTCGAGAGTTGAGATTGACAAAGCCGTGTCGTTGATGACGGATTCGATGGTGACAGAGGCAATTGTAGCGTCCCATTCTCAGCGTCCGCGTTTAAACTCTGCATCCGATGGCCAATTAGGTCTCGCAGAGAGAGCATTCTCCGCCGCCGGTGCGTCATTCGTATCGGCAATCCTCGTCAACCCGCTTGACGTTGCCAaggttttttttctttcccttgcGCCTTTAATTATATTCTCTCTTGTTCGATTATGCtgttttgttcattttctttttcatttgtgATTACGCTCATTGACATGCCCACGcttttctgttttatttttttgctgcTTTGTAGCTTGATATATGGTATCTTCTAGTTGGGCATTCTGGCTTGCAGCTGTGATTTTTGCTCTTGCGGCCATAATCTATATTGTCATAGACCCTAGTTTGTCTTTTGTATTTGTTTCTGGTGCCTTTTTCACAAACTATGTGAAAGAGGCACCAACTATGTCATAAATCCTAGTTTGTCTGTTACTTTCATGgtcttgattattttttttttgtttgtttcttggTTTGAGTAATTACCTATAGGATGGTTAATTTGGTTTCTGTTAAATGTTCATATTTTTTGCACTTCTTATATCGTGTTACTTCGATCATTTATTCATGTCTCAATCCCGATttatatgttatgttatttgcCACTAGTGCCACCTACGGTACGCTCGATGTGTGTTTTCTTGCTtgaatgttaattatttatagtTAAGATGTTCACATTCAAGGTATGGAAAGATTATCTGttgcttttattattttttttaaataccatTGACAATTTGTGTAGGCTAAATTTTGCTGATCATTCTCTTATGTGGTGTTTTGCAGACAAGGTTGCAAGCACAGGCTGCTGGAGTTCCTTACACCCATCCCCTAAGTAATGTTACAAGTCGAATGGCATTTTTTGGACCAAACATGGTTTGTActaaatccatttgtttcttGTCGAGTAAAGCTTTGGTTCCTTAAGTATATTGgttttgaaattgatatatatggAGATTATACCAGAAATATAAGTCCAATGACAGATGACTGATGAGCAAGGCATGATTCCTTAACAGTCAACATGACATTCTACTACTTCTATATTATGCATTCTTCTTacaagcttttttttttttttttttaatttatttttacttttttgcaaTTGTACATGCTCAAATTTTTGTCATCAGTTTTTTCTCACATCATAGGAGTTTTCTAGGACCGTTACAATCTGTACTACCAATGACATTAATCTACCTCTGCTATATTTTTGTTCAGATTTTTGCTGATCTAAGGTGTTGTCCATCATGCACTCGTGCTGGTATTCATGGAACTGTAGCAATTTGTCCTCCTGATTGCTTCCAATACAAAGGAACTTTAGATGTTTTCTATAAAATCATTCGGCAGGTTTGTGGTTCAtgcaataatttataaacatatcGATTATAGTTCTACTTTTATGGCAGAATGCTTTTGTAGCCAGGTGTGTTCTTCCACACGAATTTATTGTGAAATTAATGCTGCTAAATTAGTTGTTTTATCAGACAAAGTGTTTCTAACTTGTGTTTCTGCATGTAAGTGCTTTTTTAAGGACCAGTATTATTCCATTTGTTTTCCACAGGAAGGATTTGCAAGGCTATGGAGAGGTACAAATGCAGGTTTGGCTCTTGCCGTACCAACTGTAAGTTCCTTGATGACCTGAAGatccatatatattattaagatTTCTTGCTTGCTACATTATTTTTGTGTCCATATTCTGAAATTATTAATGTTCAATCTTGCCCCCTGAGAAGGTTGGAATCTACTTGCCATGTTACGACATTTTCCGCAACAAGTTGGAGGAATTCACGGCCCAAAATATTCCAAGCATGACTCCATATGCACCTTTAGTGGCAGGTTCATTAGCACGCTCGTTAGCTTGCACAACTTGCTACCCTATTGAACTTGCTAGAACACGAATGCAGGTATGCTACATATTTTTGACATAAATACTTTTGAATTCTCCATTGTATGGTTTGGCAGGCTTTTACTGCCGGGTCGGGGTGTTTGGGGTGGCGGGTGCGGGTGCTTTGAGGGACCAGTTTCTGTttgctccccccccccccccctccttttCCTCTCTTActctctttttaaatttttatagtttctttgtattttttttagaagTATATTAAAAAACACCACAAAAAAATGCGGCAAAACTCTGCACAAAAAGCATGTCTGCTAggttattttatcatcaaaatagaCAAAGGAGGGAATACCAAAAGTGTAATCCTGTTTAgccccaaaaacaaaaattgagaagtgttttcttcaataaatttGTGGATCACTCAcactttcaaaaaattcttgttttctttttattcattatttCATTCTTTAATGTCTTTTCCcgtgttgtttctttttttctttttggtagcttctttttttttttttttttttctgatattAGCTTTTAGAACAACCAAGCATTTTGATTTTCGTCATGCCATTGCAAATCATGAACTAAAATGCCATGTACTCGTTATTTATTTACAGTGTCTTTATGCATAGCATCTTCCATGTATACTTTTAAGCTAATCCGTGCTCTTATGTTATTCTTCATTTGTTTTATTCTGTTCTTCtaatttcctcttttctttgatttattGCTGTTTATAGGCATTTAAAGGGGTTCACACTGATAAGAAGCCGCCTGGTGTGTGGAGGACTTTGATCGAAGCTATGTCTAATGTCAAGAGCACAACTAACCATCAGAACAACTGTAagataactcttttttttttttttttaaacatatatgGGTTTTACATGTATTAATGATTACCTTTTAGTTCTAGACTATATAACGTATTAGCTTGCCCAAATTAGATGGTTGTACTGATGTAGAACAATTGaggtgtaatacccgggaaattcTTGAGGCTATAAATGAGATTTTACGAGGGATATAAGTGGAAATTTTTGGAAGAATAGGGCTATAGGGTATACTATCACAGTTTTGTGTGACTGAATCGATGGCAGGGAATGCCCCAGACCCTAgatatttaaggaaaatggaatagtatcgacgagtaactcgaggcatgattttaggtgtaaaaaaaaattggatcgggaacaattttcggtatagttgtGGATcgggctgaaaaatcgaatcgtcgtaggggacttttgaaaagtcaacagaaccctaagggggctccaATTTTGCGTAAGGATTAACTctgaagtggtttcgggatgaaacaagtGTCCTGTGAGGGCTCGAGGgcaaaatcgtccttatcgtaagtcttaagttattaattttggattttaagtatctcaatgattattaatttaatatttgaggaTATAATTGCAATTATGCAATGCCTAAAGTGGGATTAAGAATTTGATTGAGGGATTTATATACAATTTTCatgattttaatatatatgatataataatttatatataaattatacatatgcGTGGGCATCAAGTAGTGGTTAAGTGATGAAGGAATTGGAATTGAACTTGAGTTGCATaggtatataatatatataccaaaCCGTGGCTGCCAAGGATAATTATATATCCATGTGATGACCActttagttattatatattatacatgcCTATGTTCATGCGTGATGGTGGTTAAGGCAAATGAATATATTAAAGAATTGAGATTAAATCAAAGAGCATGTGCTTATGAGTGGCaactttaatataaatatatatatattatgcaagTGAATGAATGGAGGCCAAGCTTTGCGTGTGATGCCCAAGTGAAGTGGTAGCCAAACATACcattaaaataatacatatgATGCTTGGTCACTAAGGGaggaaagcctataaataggcttgggCACAATGGGCAGAAGGCGgggaaggaaaataggaaggaggaaggagaagagaaaaaggaagaggaggagaaggagagaaaaaaagaggaagagaaagaaaaggaaggaaaaaagagggagaaaaaaatagtaaaaggtttttgaaaaattttagaaatttatttgaagctCGAGGATTGTGTTGGGGTTTGAAATTTAGCATTTAAAAGCTTGACACCAAAGTCGAGGTTGAGCTCTAATTTCGAGGCATTTTGAATTACAtttaaggtgagtgttcgcctccaaaacttgatttattgtgggtGTTTCCACCataaaacttggtatttgtgctacctaaatgtgttatgatttcatgcaaaatgattttgttgcatgCGAGGTTTAACCGGTGACgtttggtttcatgtgggaggttcgtcccgaaacgttttatacatgtgcattaaattttgtgcgataaattatgtacatgaagtgttgtttatatgatgcattgagttgtgaaatgtggcattgtcatgcattttgtgttgttcatatggaatgttagcctgaaatgttgtttggatagtgtagccataattccccaagggtgttgCCGGAATAAtatataggggtatcttgtgttGGTGTGCATGCCGAGATAGTCGCCTAGGTTTTCGTGCCGGGCTGTATGGCCagagaagttgcactaggatgactggTGGTCTATATGGGATTTGTGTTGGGATTGGGTAGTGGTTTctggatgcttttgagtgggaatgtaatccctgacgtgattgtggtgagccgggttcctgcgttgatgtgacccttCTGGGtcgggagtggtaacgattgttcccgaggtGTTGGGGAGATACGTtgaccttgcccctcttaagctagga
This genomic stretch from Diospyros lotus cultivar Yz01 chromosome 1, ASM1463336v1, whole genome shotgun sequence harbors:
- the LOC127807098 gene encoding uncharacterized protein LOC127807098 isoform X2; the encoded protein is MNASSNLVAETVWRDIASARSVTDEQLSILHFLFGKNFERATRIVDQRGVKKICGEPSGRSIFQVVGESRRKEEYFCFPENYCGCYSFFYDIVNKGEQLCETEAVVLSSRVVPHAT
- the LOC127811339 gene encoding mitochondrial carrier protein MTM1, which produces MVEQSVDTRDPWMSLDQSSRVEIDKAVSLMTDSMVTEAIVASHSQRPRLNSASDGQLGLAERAFSAAGASFVSAILVNPLDVAKTRLQAQAAGVPYTHPLSNVTSRMAFFGPNMIFADLRCCPSCTRAGIHGTVAICPPDCFQYKGTLDVFYKIIRQEGFARLWRGTNAGLALAVPTVGIYLPCYDIFRNKLEEFTAQNIPSMTPYAPLVAGSLARSLACTTCYPIELARTRMQAFKGVHTDKKPPGVWRTLIEAMSNVKSTTNHQNNLQNYRVLWTGLGSQLARDVPFSAICWSTLEPIRRRLLGLTGEESNAATVLGANFSAGFVAGSLAAATTCPLDVAKTRRQIEKDPTRALRMTTRQTLMEVWRDGGIKGLFTGAGARVGRAGPSVGIVVSFYEVVKYVVHHQYATS